Proteins from one Bacteroidota bacterium genomic window:
- a CDS encoding family 4C encapsulin nanocompartment shell protein, whose amino-acid sequence MTVTETTATPDTVLASIDEGLRALQHEGLEPRTVLVGPAAYGMLCDAIARQFNRTPGRFETYQYLTIVLDPFRADTVCVLPAPGDLADGVRGVRV is encoded by the coding sequence ATGACCGTCACCGAAACCACCGCCACGCCGGACACCGTGCTCGCCTCCATCGACGAGGGCCTCCGCGCCCTGCAGCACGAGGGCCTGGAGCCGCGCACGGTCCTCGTCGGGCCGGCCGCGTACGGGATGCTCTGCGACGCCATCGCCCGGCAGTTCAACCGAACGCCGGGCCGCTTCGAGACGTACCAGTACCTCACGATCGTCCTCGACCCGTTCCGCGCCGACACCGTCTGCGTGCTCCCCGCTCCCGGCGACCTCGCCGACGGCGTCCGCGGCGTGCGGGTCTAA
- a CDS encoding lysophospholipase, with protein sequence MQHDAGTFRTDDGLTLATRRWVPHDHPKAAVVIVHGIADHSGRFAHVAAHLMLSDYEVYAFDLRGHGRSEGEPRAYVESFDAYVADLGLFLEHVHEAAAKPVFLLGHSLGGLIAARYVALYGTGGLAGLLLSSAALRIPADLSPVLQKLAGTVSRFTPTLATTKLNTEHLSRDPGVVRGYEQDPLTYTGGVRARTGAETLRVTKEMPSHIGAFTLPLYLFHGAADRITDPAGSQWLYEHAPSEDKTFNLYDDLYHETMNEPERHVVLGDLVAWLDAHTGDAGP encoded by the coding sequence ATGCAGCACGACGCTGGCACGTTCCGCACGGACGACGGCCTCACCCTCGCCACGCGCCGCTGGGTGCCCCACGACCACCCGAAGGCGGCCGTCGTGATCGTCCACGGCATCGCCGACCACAGCGGGCGCTTCGCCCACGTCGCGGCGCACCTGATGCTGAGCGACTACGAGGTCTACGCCTTCGACCTGCGCGGGCACGGGCGCTCCGAGGGCGAGCCGCGCGCCTACGTCGAGTCGTTCGACGCCTACGTCGCCGACCTCGGGCTCTTTCTGGAGCACGTCCACGAGGCGGCCGCGAAGCCGGTCTTCCTGCTCGGCCACTCGCTCGGGGGCCTGATCGCGGCGCGCTACGTCGCCCTGTACGGCACCGGCGGCCTGGCTGGCCTCCTCCTGTCGTCGGCCGCGCTGCGCATCCCGGCCGACCTCTCCCCGGTCCTCCAGAAGCTGGCCGGCACCGTCAGCCGCTTCACGCCGACGCTGGCCACCACCAAGCTCAACACGGAGCACCTCTCGCGGGACCCTGGCGTCGTGCGCGGCTACGAGCAGGACCCGCTGACCTACACCGGCGGCGTGCGCGCCCGCACCGGGGCCGAGACCCTGCGCGTCACGAAGGAGATGCCGAGCCACATCGGGGCCTTCACGCTGCCGCTCTACCTCTTCCACGGGGCCGCCGACCGCATCACCGACCCCGCCGGCAGCCAGTGGCTCTACGAGCACGCCCCGTCCGAGGACAAGACCTTCAACCTCTACGACGACCTCTACCACGAGACGATGAACGAGCCCGAGCGACACGTCGTGCTCGGCGACCTCGTGGCCTGGCTCGACGCCCACACCGGGGACGCCGGCCCCTGA
- a CDS encoding transglutaminase domain-containing protein: MRVRYLLVVAVLWAGAGDLAEAEPRGGEDGSYAESRTFRLKPTRDGGFSLTCDVEVAYTFHSERSTRDRVFFVPEPFYAEVSKLRGELGGERLPGYRIGVQVPEYQDVFMTSGRVHYLEFPDDLEPGDVARYSYRESYDDVAYLPVLKVPNADHLSSYHVTIEHPDDVEVDFSFFYPRETLAPDIDRSNKKRTELRFHGLGRSDGLPYFPFDHFQAAVLVQITQGGVPVTPNATDAFGAWYRDLVGDLGGDGLAAVAAELERETPRQTVAAIHDHVRSSIRYVADERAENAIVPRPPGTVLANGYGDCKDRAFLVAALARELGLDVDVVLVSTGPVPEFEGTHVGLYDHVISRFEDGEGTVFFDPTHRYVPFGALPESDVDASALAIGASGSWKGRVPAPPSGALVEIAVTGSLAAPAEARAEVTVRGGFAAELHRLQAEGTDLEMENFLSVAATEPLRKLSLDHFIPLDVGPDAATFSAVADLSDFVVASPTRRYVPHTPFRTVDPDVMERAEDDYALYFSGRPHLRLTLDLETPDFAAAEERVEVGGSGPLHFEAALSAPEAGRTRIEYAFHHRAKRLSGDSKAQYLAAAGQYLDARRGMFILRPLEDAPAEDAPAEDADLDSGRP; the protein is encoded by the coding sequence ATGCGTGTGCGGTATCTGTTGGTGGTCGCCGTCCTGTGGGCCGGCGCAGGGGACTTGGCTGAGGCTGAGCCTCGCGGGGGAGAAGACGGGTCCTACGCGGAGAGCCGGACGTTCCGGCTGAAGCCGACCCGCGACGGCGGGTTCTCGCTGACGTGCGACGTGGAGGTGGCCTACACCTTTCACTCGGAGCGGTCGACGCGGGACCGCGTTTTCTTCGTCCCCGAACCGTTCTACGCCGAGGTCTCGAAGCTGCGCGGCGAGCTCGGCGGCGAGCGCCTGCCCGGCTACCGCATCGGGGTGCAGGTGCCGGAGTACCAGGACGTGTTCATGACGAGCGGGCGCGTGCACTACCTCGAGTTCCCCGACGACCTGGAGCCCGGCGACGTGGCGCGCTACTCGTACCGCGAGTCGTACGACGACGTGGCCTACCTGCCGGTCCTCAAGGTCCCCAACGCCGACCACCTCAGCAGCTACCACGTCACGATCGAGCACCCGGACGACGTGGAGGTGGACTTCTCGTTCTTCTACCCGCGCGAGACCCTCGCGCCGGACATCGACCGGTCGAACAAGAAGCGCACGGAGCTCCGGTTCCACGGGCTCGGCAGGAGCGACGGGCTGCCGTACTTCCCGTTCGACCACTTCCAGGCCGCCGTCCTCGTGCAGATCACCCAGGGCGGGGTGCCTGTGACGCCGAACGCCACCGACGCCTTCGGCGCGTGGTACCGCGACCTGGTCGGTGACCTGGGCGGCGACGGCCTCGCGGCGGTCGCGGCGGAGCTGGAGCGCGAGACGCCGCGCCAGACCGTCGCCGCCATCCACGACCACGTCCGCTCCTCGATCCGCTACGTGGCCGACGAGCGGGCCGAGAACGCGATCGTCCCGCGCCCGCCCGGCACCGTGCTCGCCAACGGCTACGGCGACTGCAAGGACCGCGCGTTCCTCGTCGCGGCCCTCGCCCGCGAGCTGGGCCTGGACGTGGACGTGGTGCTCGTCTCCACCGGCCCGGTGCCGGAGTTCGAGGGCACCCACGTCGGGCTCTACGACCACGTCATCTCCCGGTTCGAGGACGGGGAGGGCACGGTGTTCTTCGATCCCACCCACCGCTACGTCCCGTTCGGTGCCCTCCCCGAGTCCGACGTCGACGCCTCAGCGCTCGCCATCGGGGCGAGCGGCAGCTGGAAAGGCCGGGTGCCCGCGCCGCCGTCCGGGGCCCTGGTCGAGATCGCCGTGACCGGCAGCCTCGCGGCACCGGCCGAGGCCCGGGCCGAGGTCACGGTCCGGGGCGGCTTCGCGGCCGAGCTGCACCGGCTCCAGGCCGAGGGGACCGACCTCGAGATGGAGAACTTCCTCTCGGTCGCGGCGACGGAGCCGCTCCGCAAGCTGTCGCTCGACCACTTCATCCCGCTCGACGTCGGCCCCGACGCGGCGACGTTCTCCGCCGTGGCCGACCTCTCCGACTTCGTCGTGGCGTCGCCGACGCGGCGCTACGTGCCGCACACGCCCTTCCGCACCGTCGATCCCGACGTGATGGAGCGGGCCGAGGACGACTACGCGCTCTACTTCTCGGGCCGCCCGCACCTCCGCCTCACGCTCGACCTGGAGACGCCGGACTTCGCGGCGGCCGAGGAGCGCGTCGAGGTCGGCGGCAGCGGCCCGCTGCACTTCGAGGCGGCGCTGTCCGCGCCCGAGGCGGGCCGCACGCGCATCGAGTACGCCTTCCACCACCGGGCCAAGAGGCTCAGCGGTGACAGCAAGGCGCAGTACCTCGCCGCGGCCGGCCAGTACCTCGACGCCCGGCGCGGGATGTTCATCCTCCGGCCGCTCGAAGACGCACCCGCCGAAGACGCACCCGCCGAAGACGCCGACCTGGACTCGGGCCGCCCCTAG
- a CDS encoding DUF427 domain-containing protein has protein sequence MKATWNGTILAESDATVVIEGNHYFPPSALKREHFRETSHHTTCPWKGTASYYTVEAGGETNENAAWFYPDPKDAAAEIKDHVAFWRGVEVTG, from the coding sequence ATGAAAGCCACCTGGAACGGCACCATCCTCGCCGAGAGCGACGCCACGGTCGTCATCGAAGGCAACCACTACTTCCCGCCCAGCGCGCTGAAGCGCGAGCATTTCCGCGAGACCAGCCACCACACCACCTGCCCCTGGAAGGGCACCGCGAGCTACTACACCGTCGAGGCCGGCGGCGAGACCAACGAGAACGCCGCGTGGTTCTACCCCGACCCGAAGGACGCCGCCGCCGAGATCAAAGACCACGTCGCCTTCTGGCGCGGCGTCGAGGTGACGGGGTAG